The following are from one region of the Salicibibacter kimchii genome:
- a CDS encoding acetyl-CoA C-acetyltransferase, producing MKEAVIVSGARTPVGKAKKGTLANMRPDDYAATTIKETLKRAGDYDPSELDDVLIGCAMPEAEQGMNVARSISALAELPHTVPAATINRYCASGLQSIGYAAERIMLGHSKAAIAGGAESMSLIPMGGHVIAPNAKLVEDAPEYYMQMGHTAEQVAQEFDVSREDQDAFAAQSHKRAAAAIEAGRFEDEIVPVEVTQRSVGSDNKLQENTITFSRDEGVRPDTTAEKLSGLRPVFHPKGSVTAGNASQTSDGAASVLVMDREKAEADGLQPLAKFRGMAVSGVRPEVMGIGPVEAIPKVLDIVGLEKDDIGLFELNEAFASQSLQVIRELGIDHDKVNANGGAIALGHPLGCTGTKLTLSLIHEMKRKNEQFGIVTMCIGGGMGAAGVFELL from the coding sequence TTGAAAGAAGCGGTTATTGTATCTGGAGCAAGAACACCCGTTGGGAAAGCGAAGAAAGGGACGCTTGCGAACATGCGCCCCGATGATTATGCTGCGACTACGATAAAAGAAACGTTGAAACGCGCAGGGGACTATGACCCTTCGGAACTCGATGATGTCCTGATCGGCTGTGCCATGCCTGAGGCAGAGCAAGGCATGAACGTGGCACGAAGTATTTCCGCGTTGGCAGAATTGCCGCATACCGTACCTGCCGCAACGATTAATCGTTATTGCGCTTCCGGTTTGCAAAGCATTGGTTACGCCGCCGAGCGTATCATGCTTGGTCATTCGAAAGCAGCCATTGCCGGTGGTGCTGAGTCAATGAGTCTTATTCCGATGGGCGGGCACGTGATCGCTCCTAACGCGAAACTCGTGGAAGATGCCCCGGAATATTACATGCAGATGGGTCATACCGCTGAACAAGTGGCACAAGAGTTTGATGTGAGCCGCGAGGATCAAGATGCGTTTGCTGCACAAAGCCATAAACGGGCAGCGGCAGCGATTGAAGCAGGTCGATTTGAAGACGAAATTGTTCCGGTGGAAGTCACCCAACGCTCTGTTGGCAGTGACAACAAGTTGCAGGAGAACACGATTACGTTTTCCCGTGATGAAGGGGTGCGCCCGGATACGACGGCAGAGAAACTGAGCGGCTTGCGTCCGGTGTTTCATCCGAAAGGGAGTGTGACCGCGGGGAACGCCTCGCAAACGAGCGACGGCGCTGCCTCCGTGCTTGTCATGGACCGGGAGAAGGCAGAAGCCGATGGCCTCCAACCCCTTGCCAAGTTTCGCGGGATGGCTGTTTCCGGGGTGCGTCCCGAGGTGATGGGCATCGGTCCTGTAGAAGCCATCCCGAAAGTGCTTGATATTGTAGGGCTGGAGAAAGATGATATTGGCCTTTTCGAATTAAATGAAGCATTTGCTTCCCAATCTTTGCAGGTGATTCGCGAACTGGGGATCGATCATGACAAAGTGAATGCCAATGGGGGAGCGATTGCGCTTGGGCATCCGCTGGGTTGCACGGGCACGAAGCTCACGCTTTCATTGATTCACGAAATGAAGCGAAAAAATGAGCAGTTCGGCATCGTCACGATGTGCATCGGTGGCGGCATGGGTGCAGCAGGCGTGTTTGAATTACTATAA